A window of Microbispora hainanensis genomic DNA:
ACTCCGAGCACGTGCGCCCCCTGTTGCCGGGACGCTCCGGCACCCTCGTCCTGATCACCAGCAGGCGGCGGCTCGTCGACCTGGACGGCGCCCAGGCGTTGTCGGTGGACGTGCTGGGCGAGGCGGACGCCGCCGAGCTGTTCGAGCGGATCGTGGGCGAACGCGCTCACCAGGAGCCGGAGGCCGTACGCGAGGTGCTGCGGCTGTGCGGGCACCTCCCGCTCGCCATCCGGATCTCCGCCGCCCGCCTCCAGCATCGCCCGCGCTGGACCGTGTCCTATCTGGCCGGGCGGCTGCGGGACCATCGCCGGCTCCTGGACGGGGTGTCGGCGGCCTTCGCGCTCTCCTACGAGCAGCTCCACGAGGACAAGCAGCGCATGTTCCGCCTGCTCGGACTGGTTCCGGGGCGCGACATCGACGTCTGCGGCGCGGCCGCGCTGGCCGGGATCCGCGAAGACGAGGCCGAGGAACTGCTCGAGGGCCTCCTCGACGCCCACATGCTCCTGCAGCTCGAACCGGGCCGCTACACCTTCCACGATCTGCTCCGCGAGCACGCCCGCTCGCTCGCCGAGGACGACGGCGCCGTCATGCGGCTGCTCACCTACTACCTGCACCGCTCCCGCGCGGCGATGGACCGGCTCTTCCCGTACACCGTCGGCCAGCGGGAGGGCATCCCCCAGCCGGCCGCCCCGATCGCGCCCATCCGCGACGCCGCGGAGGCGATCGCCTGGCTCGACGCCGAACGCTCCAACATCATCGCGACCGCCGTCCACGGCCCCGAGATCTGCCTGGGCATGCTGGCCCTGGCGATGCGCCCCTACCTCGACCGGCACGCGCATCACGACGACGCGCTGACGCTGCACACCCTGGCGCTGCGGCGCAGCCGCGCGCTCGGCGATCCCGACGTTCAGGCGCGAGCGCTCACCGATCTGGCGCGGACCTACTGGCGGCTCGGCGAGTACGAGCGGGCGGAGGAGCACGCTCACCAGGCCCTCGACGCGTGCGAGGAGGCCGGCGAACGGGCCCGGGCACTGCTCACCCTGGGAAACGTGGCCCTGCGCCGGGGCCGGGACACCCAGGCGGAGCAGCACCTCAAGCAGGCGCTCGACCTCACCCGCATCGGCGCCGACACCTGGGGCGAGGCCAACGTGCTCGGCGTCCTCGCCCTCCTCCTCGACCGGGCCGGCCGTCCCGAGGAGGCCCGGCGCCATCTCGACCTGGCGCTGGCACTCCACCGCAAGGTGGGCGACCCGGCGGGAGAGGCGGCGATCCTCGACCATCTCGGCGTCGTCCTGCGGCGCCAGGGCGAGCTCGCCCAGGCGCGCATCCGCCACGAGCAGGCCGCGGCGGTCTACCGCGCCCTCGGCGACACCGCCGACGAGGCGGCCGCGCTCAACGGGCTGGCCGAGGCGGCGGGCGACCCGGCTCGGGCCGTCGAGGAGCACACGGCCGCGCTCGCGCTCGCCGACCTGACGCGCAACCGGCCGGAGCGGGCGCGTGCGCACGACGGGCTGGCGCGCGCCCACCTCGCGCTCGGGCACGCGGAGCAGGCGTGTGAGCATGGGCGGCTGGCTCTCGGCCTCTACGGCGAGCTCGGTGTTCCGGAGGCCGAGAAGGTCCGCGACTTCCTGGAGAGCGCCGGAGAGTCCGCGAGGCAGAGCCACGCGCAGTCCGTGGGGTCATAACCGCTCCGCCGCAGCACGGCTTCGGCCGCCTCGGACCGGACTCCCGGCGCGTCCGTCAGCCGCCGAGCACCGCGCTGAGAGCGGTCAGAGCCTCGGCGGCGTCGTCGCCGGTGGCGCGCAGGGTCACGGTCTGCCCACTGGTGGCGCCCAGGCCCATCAGCGACAGCACGCTGCGCACGTCGACCGTGCGAGAGCCGTACGAGAGGGTGACGGCCGAGGTGAAGGCGGCGGCGGTCTGCGCGAGCGCGCTCGCGGGGCGGGCGTGCAGGTCCTCGCTCAGGACGATCGTGCGCTCGTCCGCGCCGGCCTTGGAAGGCACAGCCGCAGGGCTCGCCCCAGCAGGGGGCATCATGGCAGCGGTCGCTGCGGCGGGTTCAGCCACAGCGGGGCTCGTCGCGGCCGCAGCAGGGGCCGCCACCGCAGGGGGCGTCGCAGGCGGAGGGCTCGCGCCGGCAGGGCTTGCCGTCGGCGCTGGGGTTGCCGTGGGGTCAGAGCTTACGGACATGCCACGCCTCCTCGGCCGCCGCCAGCACACCGTCCAGCGAGGCGCCGCCGCCCGCCGCCACGACCGCGGAGATGGCGCCCTCCACGAACGGCACGTCGGCGATCACGACGTCATCCGGGGTCTGCAGCAACTTGGCGGTGAGCACCGAGCTGCCGAGGTCGGGGATGAGCACGACCCCGTCCCCCCGGTCCACCTCCTTGATGGCGGCGGTCACCAGGTCGGGGCTGGTGCCGAGACCGCCGTCCTCGGTGCCTCCCGCCGCCGCCAGCGGCACATGTGCGCCGCCGATCTGCCTTGCCAGTGCGGCCACTTCCGCGGCCAGGCTGCTGCTGTGTGAAATGAGTACGATGCCAACCATTCGTTATTCCTGAAGATCGTTCGGCATAATCGAAAAGTGATCCAGTCGGTGGAGCGCGCGGCGCTCATCCTGAAGGTCCTCGGGTCAGGCACCCCCCGGCTCGGGGTCACCGAGATCGCCGAGCGGGTGGGCCTGGCCAAGCCGACCGTGCACGGGCTGCTGCGCACGCTCGCCGCCTGCGAGCTGGTCGTGCAGGACCCCGACACCGGCAAGTACGCGCTCGGGCCCGCCGTGCTGCAACTCGGCAACGCCTATCTGGAGGGGTCCGAACTGCGGGCCAGGAGCCTGTTGTGGGCCGACTCTCTGGCCCAGCGGGTCAACGAGGCCGTCTGGGTCGGCACGCTGTCGGGGAGCCGGGTGATCGTGCTGCACCACGTGTTCCGGCCCGACGACGTCGTGCAGATCCTGGAGGTCGGCGCGGCGATCCCGTGGCACGCCTGCGCCCTCGGCCACGCCATCGCCGCCCACGACCCGCGCCGGGACGAGCTGCTGTCGGGCGACCTCGCCCCGCTGACCGGGCTCACCAGGACCGTCCGCGACGACCTTGAGCGGGTGCTCGCGGAGGTGCGCCGCCGGGGGTACGCCGTCGAGGACCAGGAGGCGGCGCTGGGAGACGCGGGCGTCGCCGCGCCCGTTTTCTCCCGGGACGGCTCGGTGGCCGGCGCCGTCGCCGTGGTCGGGCCGGTCGAGCGGGTGCTGGACCCGGCGCGGC
This region includes:
- a CDS encoding ATP-binding protein, which translates into the protein MERRGAGGRARAYVTGVRELWNDRRLSAYERLVEGELAAGRHGDLLDELAAQVAANPLREKLNGHLVLALHRAGRQPDALAAARAYRTALADEQGLDPGHAFTEMERAVLADDPALRLAGAATAASQPASRSTFLPYDIPDFSGRTAELQRLADEHHTDNGPAVVTIDGMAGIGKTTLVVHVAHRLAARYPDGRLFIDLQAHTAGREPIDAAAALETLLRQLGVPADRIPVAPAERSALWRAELADRRVLAVLDNALDSEHVRPLLPGRSGTLVLITSRRRLVDLDGAQALSVDVLGEADAAELFERIVGERAHQEPEAVREVLRLCGHLPLAIRISAARLQHRPRWTVSYLAGRLRDHRRLLDGVSAAFALSYEQLHEDKQRMFRLLGLVPGRDIDVCGAAALAGIREDEAEELLEGLLDAHMLLQLEPGRYTFHDLLREHARSLAEDDGAVMRLLTYYLHRSRAAMDRLFPYTVGQREGIPQPAAPIAPIRDAAEAIAWLDAERSNIIATAVHGPEICLGMLALAMRPYLDRHAHHDDALTLHTLALRRSRALGDPDVQARALTDLARTYWRLGEYERAEEHAHQALDACEEAGERARALLTLGNVALRRGRDTQAEQHLKQALDLTRIGADTWGEANVLGVLALLLDRAGRPEEARRHLDLALALHRKVGDPAGEAAILDHLGVVLRRQGELAQARIRHEQAAAVYRALGDTADEAAALNGLAEAAGDPARAVEEHTAALALADLTRNRPERARAHDGLARAHLALGHAEQACEHGRLALGLYGELGVPEAEKVRDFLESAGESARQSHAQSVGS
- a CDS encoding HPr family phosphocarrier protein; translation: MPSKAGADERTIVLSEDLHARPASALAQTAAAFTSAVTLSYGSRTVDVRSVLSLMGLGATSGQTVTLRATGDDAAEALTALSAVLGG
- the dhaM gene encoding dihydroxyacetone kinase phosphoryl donor subunit DhaM; this translates as MVGIVLISHSSSLAAEVAALARQIGGAHVPLAAAGGTEDGGLGTSPDLVTAAIKEVDRGDGVVLIPDLGSSVLTAKLLQTPDDVVIADVPFVEGAISAVVAAGGGASLDGVLAAAEEAWHVRKL
- a CDS encoding IclR family transcriptional regulator, whose amino-acid sequence is MIQSVERAALILKVLGSGTPRLGVTEIAERVGLAKPTVHGLLRTLAACELVVQDPDTGKYALGPAVLQLGNAYLEGSELRARSLLWADSLAQRVNEAVWVGTLSGSRVIVLHHVFRPDDVVQILEVGAAIPWHACALGHAIAAHDPRRDELLSGDLAPLTGLTRTVRDDLERVLAEVRRRGYAVEDQEAALGDAGVAAPVFSRDGSVAGAVAVVGPVERVLDPARREEIALAVRETARAVSRDLGAPRYGGPAV